Proteins found in one Brachypodium distachyon strain Bd21 chromosome 5, Brachypodium_distachyon_v3.0, whole genome shotgun sequence genomic segment:
- the LOC104581463 gene encoding uncharacterized protein LOC104581463: MIRGRWCNVRSNNMMIIVRLSLKLKDCMVFHFHTMTRYLPYTVKTLQLEKMWKAFDEAIANLEQEIPIEIDEDDEGSRATGKRPMASQSGATSGYKKARRERAQTRVNQDPMMALFGEVHGELKSVSVHVGTMAHAAIRELEMQEKASSEDPKEKLNKMALEELKRLGFRGSEIVRSSRIFVKEPDEIHMMMAMPENLRREFVLAMLKGK; this comes from the exons ATGATCAGAGGAAGATGGTGCAATGTGAGAAGCAACAATATGATGATCATTGTAAG ACTTTCACTGAAGCTAAAGGATTGTATGGTGTTTCATTTCCATACTATGACACGCTATCTGCCATATACAGTAAAGACATTGCAACTGGAGAAAATGTGGAAGGCTTTTGATGAAGCAATAGCTAACTTGGAACAGGAAATCCCTATTGAGattgatgaagatgatgaaggaTCTAGGGCAACAGGAAAAAGGCCCATGGCCAGCCAATCAGGTGCAACTTCCG GTTACAAGAAggcaaggagagagagagcgcagACTAGGGTGAATCAAGATCCTATGATGGCATTGTTTGGCGAGGTGCATGGTGAATTGAAGAGTGTCTCTGTCCATGTCGGAACTATGGCACACGCTGCCATTCGTGAGCTAGAAATGCAGGAGAAAGCTAGTTCTGAAGACCCCAAGGAGAAGCTCAACAAGATGGCACTTGAAGAATTAAAACGTCTGGGTTTCAGAGGTTCTGAAATAGTTCGCTCTTCAAGAATCTTTGTGAAAGAACCTGATGAAATTCATATGATGATGGCAATGCCAGAAAATCTGAGGAGAGAATTTGTTTTAGCAATGCTCAAAG GGAAGTAA